One Fibrobacterota bacterium genomic region harbors:
- a CDS encoding radical SAM protein: MPRTLPASKWIQTAGHWLDNSLRGVRHPFYASFKVTNRCAFTCSFCNIWKMDKHDLDTETQLKILRNLGRSSVILVSFEGGEPLLRKDIKILLEEARRQPFYVMFTTSQRNLIKYPWKEYASFIDFLEISIDEGHENLALFDQLKEMCGFGMDVTVQTVVRDEDLSVMEEKVKLSRAAGARILLMPAVELEEAIHAYPPFQRFEAAVKLLKKKYPATIITPNGYFRRVRMKRGGCQPDSLVINADGTLAYPCRPREDHAIRMDLVDLKTWLKTSEAEEARATMSSCERQCGWYQYFATPAFSSLRDLPDALRPYFNSFFGRG; this comes from the coding sequence ATGCCCCGCACCTTGCCTGCCTCGAAATGGATCCAGACCGCGGGCCATTGGCTCGACAATTCCCTCCGCGGCGTGCGGCATCCCTTCTACGCCTCCTTCAAGGTCACGAACCGCTGCGCCTTCACCTGCTCATTTTGCAATATATGGAAAATGGACAAGCACGATCTCGATACCGAGACGCAGCTTAAAATCTTGCGCAACCTGGGGCGCTCCTCGGTTATCCTGGTCAGCTTCGAAGGCGGCGAACCCTTGTTGCGTAAGGACATTAAGATTTTGCTGGAGGAGGCCCGGCGGCAGCCCTTCTACGTGATGTTCACCACCAGCCAACGCAATCTGATTAAGTACCCCTGGAAGGAATACGCAAGCTTCATCGATTTCCTGGAGATCAGCATCGACGAAGGCCACGAGAACCTCGCCCTCTTCGATCAGCTCAAGGAGATGTGCGGTTTCGGGATGGACGTGACCGTGCAGACCGTGGTGCGCGACGAGGATCTATCCGTAATGGAAGAGAAGGTGAAGCTCAGCCGCGCCGCGGGGGCGCGCATCCTGCTCATGCCCGCGGTGGAGCTGGAAGAGGCCATCCATGCCTACCCGCCCTTCCAGAGGTTCGAGGCGGCGGTGAAGCTGCTCAAGAAGAAGTATCCCGCGACCATCATCACGCCCAACGGCTACTTCCGGCGCGTGCGCATGAAGCGCGGCGGCTGCCAACCCGACAGCCTGGTCATCAACGCCGACGGAACCTTGGCCTATCCCTGCCGTCCGCGCGAGGATCACGCCATCCGCATGGACCTGGTCGATCTGAAGACCTGGCTCAAGACGAGCGAAGCGGAGGAGGCCCGGGCCACTATGTCTTCTTGCGAGCGCCAATGCGGTTGGTACCAATACTTCGCGACCCCGGCCTTCAGCAGCCTGCGGGATCTGCCGGACGCGCTGCGGCCGTATTTCAACAGCTTTTTCGGACGGGGCTGA
- a CDS encoding YihY/virulence factor BrkB family protein translates to MSDKDSNHTKYPFAVVRLLGAWRTLSAKGQAALAHLHRAGMDQNLRWTRKFAARLLRVLVLAGMSFPVNQIPVRASALTYTSILSFVPFAIILSSVAGRFGYLDILSRLIISMADSLNLDLNLDPILNVIEYAQKIDFQRLGLFGSLGLLFAFFLSMSNIELAFDHIWDIRKDRNWWRRIREYTPFLLLLILIVVAAGNVLLRYRSFLTVKFSGAPMSGLVQETVIVLSTVAVVGFLWLALVLLFYIIPNTRVRLFPAMLAATLSTAAIYGLTRALVLAPGLFLSRNNFIYGSLAIFPVVLLLIYLTWTIVLYGAAVGFIYQRLYHARDKTSAPLANDSEAFHRLEREVLDVLKAVYTLSGSNAANGRVSVPIALLANELWDDEASVERLAGPLVDLGLLARRRIRSGAVYAPRKPMEEVDLTGIHYLLLRLDPKGTGMLGSLTAWDELKHTMGVLYSSGKRHPPLYLGTVLAPRAPQRD, encoded by the coding sequence TTGTCGGATAAAGATAGCAATCATACGAAATATCCCTTCGCGGTGGTCCGCCTGCTGGGAGCCTGGCGGACCTTGTCCGCCAAGGGCCAGGCGGCTTTGGCGCACTTGCACCGGGCCGGCATGGATCAGAACCTCCGCTGGACGCGTAAATTCGCGGCCCGCCTGCTCCGCGTCCTGGTGCTGGCGGGGATGAGCTTTCCCGTCAACCAGATCCCGGTGCGGGCCAGCGCGCTTACCTACACGTCCATTCTATCATTCGTGCCTTTCGCGATCATCCTTTCTTCCGTGGCGGGACGGTTCGGTTACCTGGACATCCTTTCCCGGCTGATCATCTCGATGGCCGATTCGCTCAACCTCGATCTCAACCTGGATCCCATCCTGAACGTCATCGAGTACGCCCAGAAGATCGACTTCCAGCGTTTAGGCCTGTTCGGCAGCCTGGGGCTCCTCTTCGCCTTCTTCCTGTCCATGAGCAATATCGAACTGGCTTTCGATCATATCTGGGACATCCGCAAGGACCGGAACTGGTGGCGGCGCATCCGGGAATACACGCCCTTCCTATTGCTGCTCATCCTGATCGTGGTGGCCGCCGGTAACGTCCTGCTCAGGTACCGATCCTTCCTGACCGTCAAATTCTCGGGGGCGCCGATGTCGGGCCTGGTGCAGGAAACCGTGATCGTGTTGAGCACGGTGGCCGTGGTCGGGTTCCTTTGGCTGGCCCTGGTCCTGCTCTTCTACATCATCCCCAATACCCGCGTCCGCCTGTTCCCGGCCATGCTGGCCGCCACGCTTTCCACCGCGGCCATCTACGGGCTCACGCGCGCCCTGGTGCTGGCCCCCGGCCTCTTCCTGTCGCGCAACAATTTCATCTACGGATCGCTGGCGATTTTCCCTGTCGTCCTGTTGCTCATCTATCTCACCTGGACCATCGTATTGTACGGCGCCGCGGTTGGTTTCATCTACCAGCGCTTGTACCATGCCCGCGACAAGACCTCGGCGCCTTTGGCCAACGATAGCGAAGCCTTCCATCGCCTGGAGCGCGAGGTATTGGACGTGCTCAAAGCGGTCTATACGTTGTCGGGAAGCAATGCGGCGAATGGCCGGGTATCGGTGCCCATAGCCCTGCTGGCGAACGAATTGTGGGACGACGAGGCCAGCGTGGAGCGTCTCGCCGGACCTTTGGTGGACCTAGGGCTATTGGCCCGCCGACGCATCCGGAGCGGCGCGGTGTATGCGCCGCGCAAGCCCATGGAAGAAGTCGATCTGACCGGCATCCATTACTTGTTGCTGCGGCTCGATCCCAAGGGAACCGGCATGTTGGGTTCCCTCACGGCCTGGGACGAGTTGAAACATACCATGGGCGTTCTCTACTCTTCCGGTAAGCGGCATCCGCCCCTGTATCTCGGCACCGTACTGGCCCCGCGGGCCCCGCAGCGCGATTGA
- a CDS encoding sulfite exporter TauE/SafE family protein: MAQHWGAWTYPVLFLAGIAVAFINSVSGGGSTLSLPLLIFLGLPAATANGTNRLGILLGSLSSLLAFRSQGIFLPRLALRVGGPAMAGALAGSLIAVRLPDRVFNPILACVVLFVAAMTFRGHGAQADGGQEPALRGDALALLAYLGIGFYGGFIQAGSGLIMIFAFTRLGNLDIFRANALKVFNTVLFISVSLAAFAAAGRIDWPMAAALAAGNLLGGWLGSVTQLRRGEKWVNRFVLWSGVGVAAKLLWDSWSAWTR, from the coding sequence ATGGCGCAGCATTGGGGGGCCTGGACCTATCCGGTCCTGTTCCTGGCCGGAATCGCCGTCGCTTTCATCAATTCGGTTTCCGGCGGCGGCTCCACCTTGAGCTTGCCCTTGCTCATCTTCCTGGGGCTTCCCGCCGCGACCGCCAATGGGACCAATCGCTTGGGCATTTTGCTGGGATCGTTATCCTCCTTGTTGGCCTTCCGATCGCAGGGGATATTCCTTCCGCGCCTGGCCCTGCGCGTTGGCGGCCCGGCCATGGCGGGCGCATTGGCGGGCTCCCTCATCGCCGTGCGCCTTCCCGATCGGGTATTCAATCCCATCTTGGCTTGCGTGGTACTGTTCGTGGCCGCCATGACCTTCCGCGGCCACGGGGCGCAGGCGGACGGGGGCCAGGAGCCGGCCCTGCGCGGCGATGCTTTGGCATTGCTCGCCTACCTGGGCATCGGGTTCTACGGCGGCTTCATCCAGGCCGGTTCGGGCCTGATCATGATCTTCGCCTTCACTCGCCTCGGGAACCTGGACATCTTCCGGGCCAACGCCCTCAAGGTCTTCAACACCGTCTTGTTCATCTCGGTGTCCCTGGCTGCTTTCGCCGCCGCGGGCCGCATCGATTGGCCCATGGCCGCGGCTCTGGCCGCGGGCAACCTGTTGGGCGGATGGCTGGGCAGCGTAACCCAGCTCAGGCGCGGCGAGAAATGGGTGAATCGCTTCGTGCTTTGGAGCGGGGTCGGGGTGGCGGCCAAGCTCTTATGGGACAGTTGGTCCGCTTGGACGCGCTAG